The following coding sequences are from one Capsicum annuum cultivar UCD-10X-F1 chromosome 3, UCD10Xv1.1, whole genome shotgun sequence window:
- the LOC107863529 gene encoding probable LL-diaminopimelate aminotransferase, chloroplastic isoform X1, producing MQIGCYVFLRMCPSIKEHFLLPLSLSSVPWIDIRFFYSLNNLTSAATSREQMTKLVQFAKDNGSIIVYDSAYDMYICDDSPKSIFEISGAKEVVSGPESNTAKDDTENGVGKSDTYSHDKTAAMGAVIHYCVKF from the exons ATGCAGATTGGCTGTTATGTATTCCTTAGGATGTGCCCGTCTATAAAAGAGCATTTCCTTCTTCCCTTGTCGTTATCCAGTGTTCCTTGGATAGACATTAGATTTTTCTATTCGCTTAATAATCTAACTAGTGCGGCGACATCAAGGGAGCAGATGACTAAATTGGTGCAGTTTGCTAAAGACAATGGCTCAATTATTGTTTATGATTCTGcatatgatatgtatatatgtgatgaCAGTCCGAAGTCCATCTTTGAGATTTCTGGAGCCAAAGAG GTAGTATCTGGTCCTGAATCTAACACAGCAAAGGACGACACAGAGAATGGCGTGGGAAAATCTGATACATACAGTCATGACAAGACTGCTGCTATGGGAGCTG TTATACACTATTGTGTAAAATTTTGA
- the LOC107863529 gene encoding probable LL-diaminopimelate aminotransferase, chloroplastic isoform X2: MCPSIKEHFLLPLSLSSVPWIDIRFFYSLNNLTSAATSREQMTKLVQFAKDNGSIIVYDSAYDMYICDDSPKSIFEISGAKEVVSGPESNTAKDDTENGVGKSDTYSHDKTAAMGAVIHYCVKF, from the exons ATGTGCCCGTCTATAAAAGAGCATTTCCTTCTTCCCTTGTCGTTATCCAGTGTTCCTTGGATAGACATTAGATTTTTCTATTCGCTTAATAATCTAACTAGTGCGGCGACATCAAGGGAGCAGATGACTAAATTGGTGCAGTTTGCTAAAGACAATGGCTCAATTATTGTTTATGATTCTGcatatgatatgtatatatgtgatgaCAGTCCGAAGTCCATCTTTGAGATTTCTGGAGCCAAAGAG GTAGTATCTGGTCCTGAATCTAACACAGCAAAGGACGACACAGAGAATGGCGTGGGAAAATCTGATACATACAGTCATGACAAGACTGCTGCTATGGGAGCTG TTATACACTATTGTGTAAAATTTTGA